A stretch of the Tardiphaga sp. 709 genome encodes the following:
- a CDS encoding disulfide bond formation protein B codes for MTSQRAIALNVLALYALAALLAGAFAAQLLLGELPCPLCLLQRIMFALLAIGPILSIRFGPRPSHYALSLLAAVFGAAVSTRQVLLHITPGDPGFGTALFGYHYYTWALIGFIAAIVLLSLVLLFDRQFEKDPAAHSTPSVLAHIAVWLVIGLTAANVASTLLECGFKACADDPVVYELLKR; via the coding sequence ATGACCTCACAGCGCGCTATCGCCCTCAACGTCCTCGCACTCTACGCCCTTGCGGCGTTGCTTGCCGGCGCCTTTGCTGCACAGCTGCTGCTCGGCGAATTACCCTGCCCGCTATGCCTGTTGCAGCGGATCATGTTTGCACTGCTTGCCATCGGACCGATCCTCAGCATTCGCTTCGGCCCGCGCCCCAGCCACTATGCGCTGTCACTGCTTGCAGCCGTCTTCGGCGCCGCTGTCTCGACGCGGCAGGTGCTGCTGCACATCACGCCCGGCGATCCCGGCTTCGGCACCGCGCTGTTCGGCTATCACTATTACACCTGGGCACTGATCGGCTTCATCGCGGCCATCGTTCTGTTGTCGCTGGTGCTGCTGTTCGACCGGCAATTCGAGAAGGACCCCGCTGCTCACTCGACGCCCAGTGTCCTCGCGCATATTGCCGTCTGGCTCGTGATCGGCCTGACGGCCGCGAACGTCGCCTCGACCTTGCTCGAATGCGGCTTCAAGGCCTGTGCGGATGATCCGGTTGTATATGAGCTGCTGAAGCGATAG
- a CDS encoding DUF308 domain-containing protein, whose amino-acid sequence MTVPQGTASLPAVASGDLARYYLVRGIVAAAWVAAAFTVGVSSPGAAAILLVSYPAWDALANWFDAQGSGGLLANPSQALNVGVSLIAALAVAIALCTGMNAVLAVFGVWAALAGLAQLVTGIRRWRAFGAQWAMILSGAQSTAAGLFFIKQAGGATVPTIVDIAPYAGFGAFYFLVSALWLIFANRRRTA is encoded by the coding sequence ATGACCGTCCCACAGGGAACCGCCAGCCTGCCGGCCGTAGCGAGCGGCGACCTCGCACGTTATTACCTCGTCCGCGGCATCGTCGCGGCAGCCTGGGTGGCAGCCGCCTTCACCGTTGGCGTCTCGTCGCCCGGGGCCGCCGCCATCCTGCTGGTCAGCTATCCCGCCTGGGATGCACTTGCGAACTGGTTCGATGCCCAGGGCAGCGGCGGCTTGCTGGCCAATCCCTCGCAGGCGCTGAATGTGGGGGTGAGCCTCATTGCCGCACTGGCCGTGGCCATCGCCTTGTGCACGGGGATGAATGCCGTACTCGCGGTGTTCGGCGTCTGGGCGGCATTGGCGGGCCTCGCGCAACTGGTCACCGGCATCAGGCGCTGGCGCGCATTTGGCGCGCAGTGGGCGATGATCCTGAGCGGCGCGCAGTCGACCGCGGCCGGCCTGTTTTTTATCAAGCAGGCTGGCGGCGCCACAGTGCCGACCATCGTGGACATCGCACCCTATGCCGGTTTCGGCGCGTTCTATTTCCTGGTGTCGGCGTTGTGGCTGATCTTCGCGAACCGCAGGCGAACAGCCTGA
- a CDS encoding MarR family winged helix-turn-helix transcriptional regulator yields the protein MRKIVMVPADIPLDHQLCFSLYSASMAIGRAYKPLLDALEITYPQYLVLSTLWEGGAQSVGGIADRLALESSTVTPLVKRLEQAGFVARKRNPEDERQVVVSLTAKGRGLREKSRCLGETLFAAAGMTPERLIALNSEVHAFRDAVANYTGKTGATVAESAD from the coding sequence GTGAGGAAGATTGTGATGGTGCCCGCCGACATTCCGCTGGATCACCAGCTCTGTTTTTCGCTCTACAGCGCCAGCATGGCCATCGGCCGCGCCTACAAGCCGCTGCTCGACGCGCTGGAGATCACCTACCCGCAATATCTCGTGCTGAGCACATTGTGGGAGGGCGGCGCGCAGAGCGTCGGCGGCATCGCCGACCGGCTGGCGCTGGAATCGAGCACGGTCACGCCGCTGGTGAAGCGGCTCGAACAGGCTGGCTTCGTCGCGCGCAAGCGCAATCCGGAAGATGAGCGGCAGGTCGTCGTCAGCCTCACTGCCAAAGGCAGGGGTCTGCGCGAAAAATCCCGCTGCCTTGGCGAGACGTTGTTCGCCGCGGCCGGCATGACGCCAGAACGGTTGATCGCCCTGAACAGCGAGGTCCATGCTTTTCGCGATGCCGTGGCCAACTACACCGGCAAGACAGGCGCGACCGTGGCGGAGAGCGCCGACTGA
- a CDS encoding DUF5993 family protein: MEFTALFLAIAITTLVAWYGSRTLALSLFAVVLIACVATFLHHATDALKLSF; encoded by the coding sequence ATGGAATTCACCGCACTTTTCCTGGCGATCGCCATCACCACGCTCGTCGCATGGTATGGCAGCCGCACGCTCGCGCTGTCGCTGTTCGCCGTGGTGCTGATCGCCTGCGTGGCGACCTTCCTGCACCACGCCACCGACGCGCTGAAACTGTCGTTCTGA